A segment of the Zingiber officinale cultivar Zhangliang chromosome 8B, Zo_v1.1, whole genome shotgun sequence genome:
AAAGTCAATGACTAGGTATACAATAAGTTATGcgaagggatatgagtgatgtatatgagatctatcccttccatataacgaaagtgatatctgtgggccccttgattagtaagatacaagaatgcatgaccatgcttaaatgagtcaatatgtgatattgaacttatttgattgagtgtgtctacttaaagatcaagaaacacaaagattgataagaggatgacacggtctacgcctcattgattaatctagatatcaaggatagaataattgagtcatacaagataatagccacagaaaGATTAAAtcgaatctcaacattcttatcacttgggtagcaacaaagtattgctagatgtcattcattgcttatgtatctaaatgttgatttggatacattccAACATTACGAGAACGTATTGAGTCACACATAAAAAAAAAGTCAATGGATATAAATTCATATGATGgaacattggattaaatctaattcaaattagactcattaagttaaactcaattagatccaactattggattgaatccaatttgaattagaatcattaagtcaattggattgatgattaatgagttggactcattatgtgatttcatgaattagactcattgagtcaattggattgatgattaatgaattTGACTTATtaagtgatttcatgaatttgaatttaTGAAGAAAGATGAGTATACAACTtaaattactcatgcattggatgaaaaGTGaataatttgaattgctcatgcattgaatacattggatgaagacaaatattaatgtcaattaagacaATTGGCATTAAGACATAAGGTAATTTCATGAATTTATAAAAGagggtttttggattcattttgatAATGAGTTTTTTGTGTTCTTGCTCttattcctcttcctctcttccacttggccgaaacttccaagaagagttgctagcacaacatttggttgtttcattctccactttgtgagtttgtgagacaaatgaggtttgttcgtgtggatatcatagaGGCGCAATCACTTGATCGTGCTAAGATCCGtatctaaagaaacgttgctgtcTGGATTGCGAAGgacatgcaacaaaggtataacactCTCTCATGTAaatcttagtatatggtttcctttcgcatggattttctggaggaactagatgtttttcgCTACGCTTTCACGTATTTAacaccctagttccttacagaaGTAATAACCACTTGCTATAGAAATAAGTTGGAAAGGTTCTTTGTCTtctcgggacggtctagtggctaacgCATGAGGTGTTACCATCATGAGATAtaaggttcgaatctcgacatagACGAGGTAAATGACTCCTCTGTGCGCTAGTtattattccaaagactagtagtcatccgtTATTTACTTCCTCCATGTTGACTCTGTGACGAATTGACGAAGACGCTAGACTAACGTTGTCATCTTATACCATAACTTAGAAAGGCTCATTCAAGGAATTTatccaataaaaataaaaatccaacAATGGCATTAAAAAAGTCAGCGACCTACAAAATTCATGAATTATAACCATTCTAATAGAAAAAGCATCTATTATTTCTGAAAGTTACTCAAGATTTTAGTTCTCCCCTACATTTTTATCACTGGATGGAGAGGGAACATCTTGCATAGGAAGACCCATTTTTTCATATCGTCTGTGCTTTACTCCAGGAAGCTCAGGCAATTCTTGATGAAGTTTGTCAATATATTCTTCTGTTAGAACTAATTCTGGTAGGTCAGGTTCAGGAAAATGATCATAGTATGCTAGTCCTTCCTTAAAATGTCTCTCTTTGAAAAACTAAATACCTACTTGTTCTTTTAAATTGAgagaaatattttatcaataaaacaaaaatatttaaaaaatgttttaataTTGCTAACATActgaagaatattttaaaatataatataccAGTAAAATGTTGTTagttttcttttgattttaaaggcctctcttttgattttttttttttaattttgcttaaaaaatcatttttgctGGTTAGATTTCCCATCCTCCCGTCCAAGGTTATTGGAGCACAACCACTCCATTCAACCGACCACCGATTCGTAACCTAACTAACCTTCTCACCAAGCTCCTTTCCCTCTCTGACTGACTCTATCATGAACCCGGCATCCGCTCGCTGCTCTGCATATTTCTTCTCTAGAATTCTCTTCCACCGCGGTAAATCCTCGTCCCACGCCTACGTCAACCTCCACAGATTCCCCGAAATCCCTAAGCAATCCTTGATTCCAAAGCCTTCTGCCGATCCGAACCCCCAATTTCCTCCACAAAACACCATAAATTTCCTCTCAAAATCGAATCTTTCCGCGTCGAGAtctattttcctttctttttcacGAATTCGTAAGGAATCGGCGGATTTCTCGCAAAGATCGCACCTTTCCCCCTTTTCCACCTCTCCGATCAGGTTCATGGGAAACGATGCGCCACAGGAACCCTCCGCCGGCGCGGCGGCGGCGGAGCCAGCCTCGCCAATTCGCGTGGTGTCGACGTTCGCGTCGCCGTTCGACGCAGCTCCACCGCACATCGACGCGGGGTCGTCGGTCCGGAAGCCGCTCAGCTTGTGGCCGGGGATGTACCATTCGCCGGTGACCAAGGCGCTCTGGGAGGCGCGCTCGAGCATCTTCGAGAGGCTTCTGGACCCGGACAAGGACGGGCCACCGCAGACGGAGTTGCTCACGAGGACGCCGGCGCAGAGCAGGACGAGGATCGTGTACAATTTCTCAAGCGATTACATACTGAGAGAGCAGTACCGTGATCCATGGTATAAAGTCCGAATCGAAAAGTTGCTGGAGGATCTTGATGCTCTCGCCGGGACGATTGCCGTGAAGGTACCCTTTTGATCTCAAGCTTATCTggttaacagtttttgtcttagATTCTCTCCCATCCCTTAACACGTAAAATCGCAAACATGCTATTGTTGCATTTCTCCAGCACTGTTCGGATGATGATAGCACCACAAGGCCTCTCTTGTTGGTCACTGCTTCTGTGGATAAGATGGTTCTGAAGAAGCCATTGCGTGTGGACACTGATCTAAAGATAGAAGGTGCTGTCACTTGGGTGGGTCGTTCATCCATTGAGATCCAAATTGAAGTTAGACAGAATCAACAAGGTATTCATGATCGTTCCTTTAATGATTGTATATTCCTCCCTTATACATGTCCATCTCAAGTCTCACTCACGGTTAAAAGCATCATTCCATCTTCAAAATTTTCAGTTTTCATCTTGGTTTCTTGTTGCAGATGACTCTAAACCGTCAAATCCTGTGGCCTTGACGGCAAACTTCACATTCGTTGCGCGCGATTCAAAAACCGGAAAGTCAGCTCCTGTAAACCGCTTGTCACCCCAAACTGAGCAAGAAAAGTTGCTGTTTGAACAAGCAGAAGAAAAGGATAAACTCCGGAAAAGAAAACGTGAGGAACAGAAAAGAGGATACGAAACTGGTGTCCATAGTTTCCATGGCGATGATGCAAAGAGGTTAAAGGATTTGTTAGCAGAAGGCCGTGTGTTTTGTGATATGCCTGCATTAGCGGATAGAGACAGCATTCTGATAAGAGACACCCGACTCGAAAATTCACTAATCTGCCAACCTCAACAGAGAAATCTCCATGGCCGTATTTTTGGAGGATTTTTGATGAACTTGGCGTATGAATTGGCCTTATCTACTGCATATGCATTTGTTGGGCAGATGCCTTCCTTTCTTGAACTAGACCATGTTGATTTCTTGAAACCAGTGAGTATTAACAAACTCACTCACTGAAACTGTTCTTTTGTTTGTGTAGCATATTaaactttctttttcttcttttatagaaaatttttatcttctttctcAGGTCGATGTAGGAGATTTCTTGCGACTAAAATCTTGCGTTCTCTATACACAACTAGAGAACCCGGAGAAACCTTTGATCAATGTTGAAGTTGTTGCTCATGTAACAAGACCTGAGCTTCGAACCAGCGAGGTAAGTGCTTCGTCACAAGTATCATGGAATATCTACATATACACGGCTTAGCCTGATTGTTTCATCAACGTGCAGGTCTCAAACACATTCTACTTCACTTTCACTGTCAATCATGATGCCCTAAAGAATGGACTCAAGATTCGCAATGTGGTTCCTGCAACTGAAGAAGAAGCCCGTCGAGTCCTCGAGCGTATGGATGCTGAAAAATTATTTGGTTAACTAGGTTAGATCGGCATCCTTTCAGTAGGAAGATTGTTCTCCTTGCACTCTAGAAATAAGAACGAAGCAGTTAATCTATTCATTAATATTGGTTGGCATGTAAACTTATTCCAAAGAAAAATTGACTTCTTCAACTATGTAAGAACAATGCCAAGAACAACTTGATTTCATCAACCATGCAAAGAAGTTGTCAAAATCAAGTGGACTTCATGTGACTCTTTAACAACTAAGTAAAATTCAATTATCTATTAAGTTCAATGAAACTCTTTATGGTAAGAGTCATTAGTATAGACAAAAACAAAAACTAATAATTCTGCGATGTATTAATTGAAGAAGGATGTGGAAGCATGAATCTAAGTGTATAAATAGACACCTTGCATGATGATCATTTATCAATAACAAGTGGTAAACATTCCTCTTCGTAGAGTCTCTCTCCCATCCTCATACTTTCTTACAAAGTCTTTCCtttctccctccatatccgtgggaccggctctaggggggccgctgatgtggcggttccacaattttttttttttacaaagtcTTTCCTACATTCTTGTTTCGTTATCTTAGATCCACCAAAATTACAACAAATCTGGTATTCGACGAGCTCCCTCCAAGTGCCAAAGTTAACCAAAGACAACTACAGAATATGTAGTATACAAATGGAGGCTTTATTATGTTCCCTTGATGTATGAGACCTTGTGAAGACCAACTATAGTATAGCCGAAACAAGCGATGGGTATGAGGAAGCTCTTAAGGAGATGAAGAAAAGAGATAAGAATGCCTTATTCACTATCTATCAAGGGGTTGATGAAGCCACTTTTGAGTTAGATTGCTCAACAACGTCACAAGAAACTTGAGAGACATTGAAGACAACATATGATGGAgtaaataaagtaaaaaaaaatcgcCTACAAGCCTTGTAAGCTCAATTTGAAACACCacaaaaaagaatttaaaaataatttttgattatTTCTCCCGAGTTATCTCCATTATTCATCAAACGAAAAGAAATGGTGAGGAGCTAAAAGATATTCGAGTTATAAAAAAGATCTTAAGGTCTTTAGACTCAAAGTTTGATTTCATTGTTGTGATGATCAAGGAATCAAAAAGATTTAGAGATGATGACTGTGGAAGAGCTTATGGGCTCCCTTCAAGTATATGAACAAAGAATATTGAAGAAAAGTAAAGGAAGAACTTTGGAGCAAGCACTCCAAGCTAAACTATTATTCAATGAATCATTCAGAGGAGGTCCTCAACGAGAAGGACTTGTACAAGGAGAGGAAgaggttgttggtgcaacatccctcaggtcaaggttgacctggttaaccaagctgagtcttggtttgggtttagatgtttgacaataaaatattgatcgaagaagagtcaagtaggtcaaggttgaccggatacttgactgggaagtcctaactggcatgttaggcaggtgaaaatcctggtgagtgaagccaggtgaaagtcctagtgagtgaagctaggcagaaggaaatcctggtgagtgaagccaggtgaaagtcctagtgagtgaagctaggcagatggaaaaccctagtgagtgaagctaggtgaaagtcctagtgagtgaagctaggcagatggaaaaccctagtgagtgaagctaggtgaaagtcctggtgagtgaagccaggtgaaagtcctagtgagtgaagctaggcagaaggaaatcctggtgagtgaagccaggtgaaagtcctagtgagtgaagctaggcagatggaaaaccctagtgagtgaagctaggtgaaagtcctagtgagtgaagctaggcagatggaaaaccctagtgagtgaagctaggtgaaagtcctggtgagtgaagccaggcaagaaaggaaatccagatggatcaaggatgatcggacatctggtgttgggaagtccaagtaggtcaaaggattgactggatacttggcaaggaaggaagtccagatgggtcaaggttgaccagacatctggtggaagtccaagtaggtcaatggagtgaccggatacttggcacgacgagtaaaagtccaagtgggtcaaagggattgaccgacactggtggggagtctggcagtcgaggagtgaccggatgcgaggcatgatgtaccaacagtcgaggttgaccggatgttggttaggaggtttgggacttggttttgggcaaaaaattgttcggatcgatccgtggatcgatccagatgtggatcgatcggtggatcgatccgcattctTCCAGAAagcttccggatcgatccgtggatcgatcaggtcccgatcgatcggccgatcgatcgggacgatgctggcgcgatagcgccggatcgatccgtggatcgatccagcgcttctcgagcagcgctcggatcgatccatggatcgatccaaagcctccccgatcgattcggaacattcgaatcgatcgggatccgaccgttgcgtcgggtttaaagccgcaggcgagcgtggtcttcggcatccctttacgagctcttctcagattcattccagctcctccacagctctctacaagcacgtgatcgccagttcttgaaggttcttggaggttttccaagtcaagaggcggatctattgcaagaggaagaagttagggttagggtttttactgcacatcttgtaagcttttgcttaacttgtatttccctttcttcttcttgtattgagagtgttgtagggcttctccgcctttggtatttaccataaaggagtgttattcatagtggagggtgtgtgcgttggtgtggatccttggattagtcacctcttgtgaggtggataccaagtaaaatcctagtgttagcgttttgtgtttgtttctgtattttccgctgcacatccaagaagaaacaagcaacgccaagcaacgaagcgcaccgagagaacgcgacgagctattcacccccccctctagctacttttggtcctaacagaggtGGTCGTACTTTTAACTCCAATGAGCACACTCAAAATAAAAATGATGGAATTGAAGATAATAAAAAAGGATATGGGTGTGGAAGATGCCATGGTGGAAGCCGAGGTCAAGGTCATGAACGAGGTAGAAACACTGGATGAAGTTATGATAAAACTAAATCTCATGATTGTATTTACAAGAAGTATGGTCATTATAATGAATGTTggtattgttggagcaatcccaatggtccgcgggaccatgtgttttggtgtttgggcaaagggtttaagttaggttcacccttgtatttaatatgtgtacttgagttgtgtaggactgcaggtgacacatatgactcagcttgatgtcttcgggtccgatgaaggatggcattgaggacaagccgcgggcttgaatgcatctgagggatcgtggacaaggcagcaaggacaagggccgagggaagcgacttcgaggcatacgcgaaggatggcattggagacaagccgcgggcttggatgcatccgagggacgagagccaaaggaagtaggcttgaaggcaagaggtcaaggctgcaaagaagagtcgagtgagtcgtgagggtccgagtgcgagtgaaatgtactcgggatgggaaaccctaagtttagggttgtaccagtcgactggtactgggaccagtcgactggtggtgagcacagaagcattctgtgcccaaaatggctgggatcagtcgactggtcatgggactagtcgactgatagatagccgttggagtgccgttgggctggcaccagtcgactggtgcatggaccagtcgactggtaacgggcaaaacaGCATGGCTGTTTTCCcgagctctataagagggagcttggtttggccggccagagttgacgaaattagacttggttaaagcctaattagtagtcacaagagttctcaagtgtttgtggaatccaagaggtcttggtgtgttgtggtgaggtttctccacccacaaggagcgacttgagataaccggagtttgccgggggctaatccaccgaaggatcgggatcgtccacctcaaggacaagccgtggagtaggagccctaatctccgaaccacgttaaatgaacgtgttagcttggtttgcatttcttattcttgtcttaagctttctttgtattcatatttgtagttagtattagatttccgctgcgtaaactaacaatagtgtagaaagcgagtatttgggggtgccgtctatccaaccccccttcaagccggccgcaagatcctccaacaattggatggaatttcttcatccttcccctcctcctcggaagttgagtgctcttcaccttccgattgctcctcctctacttcttGAGCAActacatccgtttcttcggatttttctttttcttcttcttctagtgtaggcaaaaattcctcccatggaaatttcttcactttgctccataattcatgggcattttcatactcacctacatcacttaacatgttagaaggcaaaatatctaccaaaattgatattaccttatcgtttgcctttgaccgtgtgatttgctcctccgtccaatgtcgtggtcggagcttcttccctttcttgtctttagggacttcaaatggctcttccaccaccatcattgtgtcccaatccgtttcgaagaagttcttcatcttcaccatccaaaaggtgatgtcccataagcttcctccttcgaacttcggtGGTTCTATCAAGTAggccatcttcttgcttccttggcggttagtccaatggagagcgtcctcgctctgataccaattgttggatttttGGCTaccctagaagaagaagaaaaagaaaaatccgaagaaacggatgtagTTGCTCaagaagtagaggaggagcaatcggaaggtgaagagcactcaacttccgaggaggaggggaaggatgaagaaattccatccactagtgtggatgaggagacatcctcaaagattgaagaacaatccaagacaagcgaagaagaagaagtcttggaaatcaacctagcaagcacctccaccgaagtcaagtcaaaggaccatatcatttgcttcggttgccatgagaaaggacactacaagagtagatgtcctatgggtaagaaagaggtaaattctaaacccattcaagttgatttgaatactaatgtgggttgtagaaatgatggtgccaagaagaagaaggagaagaagcacattagatgcttcacttgtggtgaaatagggcactaccacaccaaatgcccaaagaagaaagagctcaagaagttggcgcatttgaagatgtgggagaagaagtggaggaagaatggaggctcatgtcaagggggagctccaaaggtaaagggtaaggtaaaccctaatttaaatttgaagtcaaatttaaactcctccatgcatgctaggaaaaataatgttaatcattatatggcCATGCagaattttggttttaaatatcatgatagaaatagggtaaatgtagatcataaccctaggagacctatacatgatagacctagacacgttaaattctcattacctaaggagaagaaggtaatggagaaccaaggcattaatcccaagaaggggagacacatgcctaggaagggtaggtctaggaatgtccaaggtggacatgttgactctagggttaggaacctagaaagggagaatcaagctttgaaggcaaagcttgatggtttagagaaattccttaagagattcactattggatctaagggattaagtatggtgttgggtagccaaaaacccaacaatgatagatcgggtttgggataccgatctagtccctccaaggttaaaagaagatcatgtgctagggtggcacatgataagggcaagggagagtcatccaatgccaataaaaagaaatatgctagggttgcatatgattatggcaaggatgatgtgtccaaggtcaagaagataaggagatcttctaagggacatcattgtggtttggccaaaatagatgagtcacctagggaggtggctaaggttaagagctctagggggagctccaagtgtcaatttgggacccatggccaatggatctcaggtgggttctacttgggggtctagaggagccatggagtgtgccaaatggtttagagacggatttgagtctcaaacctagggatgtGGCACACATgaattgtgtttcatgcaagaaatatgacaattggggtcatattgcatgataattggttttggatgtatagatgccatataaaccaatgctagggatgcattgtgggttggtatgggcaaatacatcaaaaggaagccaaaactaggactttaggtcaaggttcaattgaaccatttagctagttttggattttgtgtcaatcttgggattggtaatagatacattttgtaatgtatttttcccaagtagacaagggtacaatagacctctccacaaaatttgggaatttttggaggtctagggaattactggtgcatttctgaagttggcctgaaaaggctgattttttcagaaatagggtaccagtcgactggtgcagataccagtcgactggtaacaatgtttttgagcacagaatggttctgtaagctcattttgacgagggcagtcgactggcacttggggcagtcgactgataccagcctgaaagtgtttttcagcgctgttcttgaccatgtcaactcgtttagatgtatgggatccaagggggattaatacatgagtttagggtcagtttggatgataagttttcaacaattgggatattgttggagaactttttggatgttaggcaaagggggagaattaaggtttagttgggaaaacctttagtgcctttgcatagggggagccttgggataggttcttaaaaagccctgtgataaaatcctagctcaatggggagcgtaggtgtagggggagccttgggataggttcttaaaaagcccgtggtaaaatcctagctcattggggagcgtaggtgtagggggagccttgggataggttctaatgcatgtttgcattttgattcggcggttgccaagtgtgtagccttggcaatgtaagtccatttggcggtgtaagtccaagtgtgtagccttggcaacgtaagtccattcggtggttgtcaagtgtgtagccttggcaatgtaagtccattcggcggagtaagtccaagtgtgtagccttggcattgtaagtccatttgttttagcatattgttttgctatttgttttccctaacttaaacgtattgccaaacaccaaaaagggggagattgttggagcaatcccaatggtccgcgggaccatgtgttttggtgtttgggcaaagggtttaagttaggttcacccttgtatttaatatgtgtacttgagttgtgcaggactgcaggtgacacatatgactcagcttgatgtcttcgggtccgatgaaggatggcattgaggacaagccgcgggcttgaatgcatctgagggatcgtggacaaggcagcaaggacaagggccgagggaagcgacttcgaggcatacgcgaaggatggcattggagacaagccgcgggcttggatgcatccgagggacgagagccaaaggaagtaggcttgaaggcaagaggtcaaggctgcaaagaagagtcgagtgagtcgtgagggtccgagtgcgagtgaaatgtactcgggatgggaaaccctaagtttagggttgtaccagtcgactggtactgggaccagtcgactggtggtgagcacagaagcattctgtgcccaaaatggctgggatcagtcgactggtcatgggaccagtcgactgatagatagccgttgggctggcaccagtcgactggtgcatggaccagtcgactggtaacgggcaaaacaGCATGGCTGTTTTCCcgagctctataagagggagcttggtttggccggccagagttgacgaaattagacttggttaaagcctaattagtagtcacaagagttctcaagtgtttgtggaatccaagaggtcttggtgtgttgtggtgaggtttctccacccacaaggagcgacttgagatagccggaatttgccggg
Coding sequences within it:
- the LOC122016769 gene encoding acyl-coenzyme A thioesterase 2, chloroplastic-like, with protein sequence MNPASARCSAYFFSRILFHRGKSSSHAYVNLHRFPEIPKQSLIPKPSADPNPQFPPQNTINFLSKSNLSASRSIFLSFSRIRKESADFSQRSHLSPFSTSPIRFMGNDAPQEPSAGAAAAEPASPIRVVSTFASPFDAAPPHIDAGSSVRKPLSLWPGMYHSPVTKALWEARSSIFERLLDPDKDGPPQTELLTRTPAQSRTRIVYNFSSDYILREQYRDPWYKVRIEKLLEDLDALAGTIAVKHCSDDDSTTRPLLLVTASVDKMVLKKPLRVDTDLKIEGAVTWVGRSSIEIQIEVRQNQQDDSKPSNPVALTANFTFVARDSKTGKSAPVNRLSPQTEQEKLLFEQAEEKDKLRKRKREEQKRGYETGVHSFHGDDAKRLKDLLAEGRVFCDMPALADRDSILIRDTRLENSLICQPQQRNLHGRIFGGFLMNLAYELALSTAYAFVGQMPSFLELDHVDFLKPVDVGDFLRLKSCVLYTQLENPEKPLINVEVVAHVTRPELRTSEVSNTFYFTFTVNHDALKNGLKIRNVVPATEEEARRVLERMDAEKLFG